The proteins below are encoded in one region of Kiritimatiellia bacterium:
- a CDS encoding ABC transporter permease subunit: MDRLSYLIRRLILVVPTFVGITFVCFALCQFVPGGPVEQAIIRMRGLDGARGASGAAAISPEHRRAIEAHFGFDKPILQRYWKWLWTDRMGLAVESYKYPNKTVWQLILERFPVSLIFGVTGFVLTYLVCIPLGIAKAMRHGSGFDLVSSVVVFVGYAIPAFAFGMLLKSLFAGTTDFAFDWFPAGGFHSMHFHTLDGWGKVLDIARHMFLPVLCYVIGNFAVLTLLMKNSLLEQISQDYVRTVLAKGGSFRRAVWRHALRNALIPIATGFGSVLTLMFAGSVLIERVFEIPGMGLLSLEAIISRDYMLFMGILSLTSVLGLVGRVLSDFCYVLIDPRIHFHA, translated from the coding sequence ATGGACCGTTTGAGTTATTTGATTCGGCGACTGATCCTGGTGGTTCCGACATTCGTCGGGATCACGTTTGTGTGTTTTGCCCTCTGCCAGTTCGTGCCGGGTGGGCCGGTCGAGCAGGCGATCATCCGAATGCGGGGGTTGGACGGCGCGAGGGGGGCGAGCGGCGCGGCAGCGATCAGCCCCGAACACCGCCGCGCGATCGAGGCGCATTTCGGTTTCGACAAGCCGATCCTGCAGCGGTACTGGAAGTGGCTCTGGACCGACCGAATGGGTCTGGCCGTCGAATCGTACAAATATCCGAACAAAACCGTTTGGCAGTTGATCCTTGAGCGGTTTCCGGTTTCGCTGATCTTTGGCGTCACGGGGTTCGTTCTCACGTATCTGGTTTGCATCCCGCTCGGGATCGCGAAGGCCATGCGGCACGGCAGCGGGTTTGACCTGGTGTCGAGCGTGGTGGTGTTTGTCGGCTATGCGATTCCGGCGTTCGCGTTCGGCATGTTGCTGAAAAGTCTTTTTGCGGGCACGACGGATTTTGCGTTCGACTGGTTTCCCGCGGGCGGGTTCCACTCGATGCATTTCCACACGCTCGATGGGTGGGGGAAAGTCCTGGACATCGCGCGCCACATGTTCCTGCCGGTGCTGTGCTACGTGATCGGAAATTTTGCGGTGTTGACGCTACTGATGAAGAATTCGCTGCTCGAACAAATCAGTCAGGATTACGTGCGTACGGTCCTGGCCAAAGGCGGCAGTTTCCGGCGCGCGGTCTGGCGGCACGCACTGCGCAACGCGCTGATTCCAATTGCGACGGGCTTCGGCAGTGTGTTGACGCTGATGTTCGCGGGGTCTGTCCTGATTGAGCGCGTATTTGAAATTCCCGGAATGGGGCTGCTGAGTCTCGAGGCGATCATCAGCCGCGATTACATGCTGTTCATGGGGATCCTGAGTCTGACGTCCGTCTTGGGTCTGGTGGGCCGCGTGCTGTCGGATTTCTGTTATGTGTTGATCGACCCGCGGATCCATTTCCACGCATGA
- the ruvB gene encoding Holliday junction branch migration DNA helicase RuvB → MADRFITNTLNRADTEFDVSLRPSKFSDFIGQAKVRERLELFVAAARGRGDVLDHILLFGPPGLGKTTLAFIIGEAMGVNVKATSGPVITKAGELAGLLTNLQKGDILFIDEIHRLPKAVEEYLYSAMEDYVLDIVIDQGPNARSVRLTLPKFTLVGATTRSGLISAPLRSRFGLANRLDYYTPEELMQIVTRSARILNVDIDEAGAREIAQRARGTPRIANNLLRWVRDYAQVRAGNRITREVADQALSMLDIDEHGLDEMDKRILETIVHKFGGGPVGVNSLAVSVGEEAGTIEEVYEPYLIQEGYLKRTPQGRVATDLCYKKFGLPPRARQPELF, encoded by the coding sequence ATGGCGGATCGCTTCATCACCAACACGCTGAACCGCGCGGACACGGAGTTTGACGTCTCGCTGCGGCCCTCGAAGTTTTCGGATTTCATTGGGCAGGCGAAGGTGAGGGAGCGGCTGGAGCTGTTTGTGGCGGCCGCGCGCGGGCGGGGCGACGTACTGGACCACATTCTGCTCTTCGGGCCGCCGGGGCTGGGGAAGACGACGCTCGCCTTCATCATCGGTGAGGCGATGGGCGTGAACGTCAAGGCGACGTCCGGCCCGGTGATCACGAAGGCCGGCGAGCTGGCGGGCCTGCTAACAAATCTGCAGAAGGGGGACATCCTCTTCATCGACGAGATTCACCGGCTGCCAAAGGCGGTGGAGGAATATCTCTACTCGGCGATGGAGGATTATGTGCTGGATATCGTGATTGACCAGGGCCCGAACGCGCGGTCGGTCCGCCTGACGCTGCCGAAATTCACGCTGGTCGGCGCGACGACGCGCAGCGGGCTGATCTCCGCGCCGCTCCGCTCCCGATTTGGGCTGGCGAACCGGCTCGATTACTACACGCCGGAGGAGCTGATGCAGATCGTGACGCGGTCGGCGCGGATCCTGAACGTGGACATCGATGAGGCCGGCGCGCGGGAAATCGCGCAGCGGGCGCGCGGGACTCCGCGAATCGCGAACAATCTGCTGCGATGGGTTCGCGATTATGCTCAGGTCCGCGCCGGGAACCGGATCACGCGCGAGGTGGCGGACCAGGCGCTGTCGATGCTCGACATCGACGAGCACGGTCTCGACGAGATGGACAAACGGATTCTGGAGACGATCGTCCACAAGTTCGGCGGAGGGCCCGTGGGCGTGAATTCGCTGGCCGTCTCGGTGGGCGAAGAGGCGGGCACGATTGAGGAGGTATACGAGCCGTATTTGATCCAGGAGGGCTATTTGAAGCGGACGCCGCAAGGTCGGGTGGCCACCGATCTCTGCTACAAGAAATTTGGACTTCCTCCGCGCGCGAGGCAGCCGGAGCTTTTCTAG
- the ruvA gene encoding Holliday junction branch migration protein RuvA, translated as MISFLQGVLEEKQPGRIVVNVGGVGYEAWIPLSSYDRLPPEGASCKVLTVLHIREDAHELYAFAAEEERRIFRLLCTVAGVGPKTALGVLGGLSVREIKAAIAEQDVRRLASVKGIGRKTAEKIIVELKDKLTEGEMLEAVSGAATPSAEDLRARDAVLALVSLGYKQAEALAMVRAALSESGPAATVEDLVRKALSRAS; from the coding sequence ATGATTTCATTCCTGCAAGGCGTCCTCGAGGAAAAGCAGCCGGGCCGAATCGTGGTCAACGTCGGCGGGGTCGGCTACGAGGCGTGGATTCCGCTCTCCAGCTACGATCGGCTACCGCCCGAGGGCGCCTCGTGCAAGGTCCTCACCGTGCTGCACATCCGCGAGGACGCGCACGAGCTTTACGCCTTCGCCGCCGAGGAGGAGCGTCGGATTTTCCGGCTGCTGTGCACGGTGGCAGGGGTCGGCCCCAAAACGGCGCTCGGCGTGCTCGGCGGCCTGTCCGTGCGCGAGATCAAGGCGGCGATCGCCGAGCAGGACGTCCGCCGACTCGCTTCCGTCAAAGGGATCGGGCGCAAGACGGCGGAAAAAATCATCGTGGAACTCAAAGACAAGCTGACCGAAGGGGAAATGCTCGAGGCCGTGTCCGGCGCGGCCACGCCCTCTGCGGAGGACCTGCGCGCCCGCGACGCGGTGCTCGCCCTTGTATCCCTCGGCTACAAGCAGGCCGAGGCGCTCGCCATGGTTCGGGCCGCGCTGTCGGAGTCGGGGCCCGCCGCGACGGTCGAGGACCTCGTCCGTAAGGCGCTCTCGCGCGCGAGCTGA
- a CDS encoding tetratricopeptide repeat protein: protein MTPARARFAAGLVAVVAFAAYASGLFHGFVYDDHGALVENRFWDSPDAWRQTLTLRTMFDPRVLDGQRPTLLLSILLDRALGAREAWRYRLTNLIVHAASAALLFAWLRGVLHRQGDARADARAFAAALLFAVHPLASEGVQSPAFREDALALFGMLAALASGGIRQAGIRVALQMASLVFALGAKESAAALPFLAALVWWLFPSERPSRGRMAAEFAVALALAAAWFATAYAYRPAQATGTEWNGLSLRWPQNLLTAPDLFLRYLGLMAVPWPLCVDRVIEPVAAIMSPRFLMAVGVAVAWASAAVAMRRRVPLAALGMGWIALQFGPVSNLVPLFNPFAERYAYAMIPGFAMLAASLPLSRSWVRVGLTLLAVTFLALLQLRLQDWRDDETLWRATLRVEPRSARAHTWLGLAALERGDLESAALWFARADLLNPQDVTALINLAILDGRRGDLDSASARLEEAVRRRPGKSEAWANLAVVRELQGRPAAAQQARERAQALDLLRRYAP, encoded by the coding sequence ATGACGCCCGCGCGGGCACGGTTCGCCGCCGGCCTCGTTGCGGTGGTTGCCTTCGCGGCCTACGCGTCCGGCCTTTTTCACGGCTTTGTTTATGACGATCATGGCGCCCTTGTCGAAAATCGGTTCTGGGATTCGCCGGATGCCTGGCGCCAAACACTGACGCTGCGCACGATGTTCGACCCGCGCGTGCTCGACGGCCAGCGGCCGACGCTGCTTCTGTCGATCCTTTTGGACCGTGCGCTCGGCGCCCGCGAAGCGTGGCGCTATCGCCTGACCAACCTCATCGTCCATGCCGCGTCGGCGGCCCTGCTTTTTGCCTGGCTACGCGGCGTCCTCCATCGTCAGGGCGACGCGCGCGCGGACGCGCGGGCCTTTGCGGCCGCGCTGCTTTTCGCCGTACATCCTCTCGCCTCCGAGGGTGTGCAATCGCCCGCGTTCCGAGAGGACGCCCTCGCGCTATTCGGAATGCTCGCTGCGCTAGCGTCGGGCGGCATCCGCCAAGCCGGGATCCGTGTCGCGCTCCAGATGGCGTCGCTGGTCTTTGCGCTGGGCGCCAAGGAGAGCGCGGCCGCGCTGCCGTTCCTCGCCGCGCTGGTGTGGTGGCTATTTCCGTCGGAAAGGCCGAGTCGCGGACGGATGGCGGCTGAGTTTGCCGTCGCGCTCGCGCTAGCTGCGGCGTGGTTCGCGACGGCCTACGCCTACCGCCCCGCGCAGGCGACGGGGACCGAATGGAACGGCCTGTCGCTTCGTTGGCCGCAAAATCTCCTCACGGCGCCAGATCTGTTTCTTCGCTACCTCGGCCTGATGGCAGTCCCGTGGCCGCTTTGCGTCGACCGGGTCATCGAGCCGGTCGCCGCGATCATGTCCCCGCGATTTCTTATGGCCGTCGGCGTCGCGGTCGCTTGGGCCAGCGCAGCCGTAGCGATGCGTCGACGGGTCCCGCTGGCAGCGCTTGGGATGGGTTGGATCGCCCTGCAGTTCGGGCCGGTCTCGAACCTCGTGCCGCTCTTCAACCCGTTTGCCGAGCGGTATGCCTACGCGATGATCCCTGGTTTCGCGATGCTGGCGGCTTCTCTGCCTCTGAGCCGGTCGTGGGTCCGCGTGGGGCTGACGCTACTTGCTGTGACCTTCTTGGCCCTGCTCCAGCTCCGACTGCAGGACTGGCGAGATGACGAAACTCTCTGGCGCGCGACCCTGCGCGTCGAACCGCGCAGCGCTCGCGCGCACACCTGGCTCGGATTGGCCGCGCTCGAGCGCGGCGACCTGGAGTCGGCCGCCCTCTGGTTTGCGCGGGCGGATCTGCTCAACCCGCAGGACGTCACCGCACTGATCAACCTTGCCATTCTCGACGGACGCCGAGGCGACCTCGACTCCGCCTCGGCGCGGCTGGAAGAGGCGGTGCGCCGCCGGCCCGGCAAGTCGGAAGCCTGGGCAAATCTGGCAGTGGTCCGCGAATTGCAGGGTCGCCCGGCGGCAGCCCAGCAGGCGCGCGAACGGGCACAGGCGCTAGACCTTCTTCGCCGCTACGCGCCATGA
- the era gene encoding GTPase Era → MTDEPTSLDNAANAPATPTTRAGVVALIGRANVGKSSLLNAILGEKVSIVSPVAQTTRNIVRGILTDPRGQLVFHDTPGIHKAVGPLGRVMNRLARSAAEGADVALLVLDAHAPPREEDLGWMKKLHKETLPIVAALNKMDLGGRYAGELRASWAAAKPFDAVERPSPIWVEVSAVTGQGLDELVATLFRSVPEGPLLFPEDILTDYPRKLAIADIIREKLFAELRDELPHAVAVWVEELDDSSDPWRVRALIYVRKNSQKGIVIGEKGRLLRKVRRAAETELQAIYDHPVSLDLWVKVEPKWDQNYWLLKQFGYVK, encoded by the coding sequence ATGACCGACGAACCGACTTCATTAGACAACGCTGCGAACGCGCCGGCAACCCCCACCACGCGCGCTGGCGTAGTCGCGCTGATCGGCCGCGCCAACGTCGGCAAATCGTCGTTGCTCAATGCGATTCTTGGAGAAAAAGTCAGCATCGTGTCGCCGGTCGCGCAAACCACCCGCAACATCGTTCGGGGTATTCTCACCGATCCGCGCGGCCAGCTCGTCTTTCATGACACGCCCGGCATCCATAAGGCGGTCGGCCCCCTCGGTCGCGTGATGAACCGGCTCGCCCGAAGCGCCGCCGAGGGAGCGGATGTCGCGCTGCTTGTCCTCGACGCCCACGCCCCGCCTCGCGAGGAGGACCTTGGCTGGATGAAGAAGCTCCACAAGGAAACCCTCCCCATCGTCGCGGCGCTCAACAAAATGGACCTCGGCGGCCGCTATGCCGGTGAGCTGCGCGCGTCGTGGGCCGCCGCCAAACCGTTCGATGCCGTGGAGAGGCCCTCGCCGATCTGGGTCGAGGTCTCCGCCGTCACCGGACAGGGACTCGATGAACTGGTCGCTACGCTGTTCCGCTCCGTGCCGGAGGGGCCCTTGCTGTTTCCCGAGGACATCTTGACCGACTATCCGAGAAAGCTCGCCATCGCCGACATCATCCGCGAGAAACTCTTCGCAGAGCTGCGCGATGAGCTGCCGCATGCCGTCGCCGTCTGGGTTGAAGAGCTGGACGACAGCTCGGACCCCTGGCGTGTCCGCGCGCTGATTTATGTGAGAAAGAATTCCCAGAAGGGCATTGTGATCGGCGAAAAAGGTCGTCTGCTGCGCAAAGTGCGACGCGCGGCGGAGACCGAGTTGCAGGCGATCTATGATCACCCCGTTTCCCTCGACCTGTGGGTCAAGGTTGAACCGAAGTGGGACCAGAATTACTGGCTCCTCAAACAATTCGGGTATGTCAAATGA
- a CDS encoding endonuclease III domain-containing protein, with the protein MQQSPTPRRGAPLMEVFDALLRHFGPQRWWPARTKFEMMVGAILTQNTAWSNVEKAIARLRAAGALDPKRLHEAPLERVAEWIRPAGYFNVKARRLRAFTTWLVDRYDGSVRRMLREPPDRLRAELLGVKGIGPETADSILLYAAGHPIFVVDAYTRRFLSRHGWLPQKASYEQTAALFEANLPKDPALYNEYHALIVALGKTFCRARPRCADCPLRRWLPGPSFEETAERSIHRLAR; encoded by the coding sequence ATGCAACAGTCGCCAACCCCCCGGCGCGGCGCTCCCTTGATGGAGGTTTTCGATGCGTTATTGCGGCATTTCGGCCCGCAGCGCTGGTGGCCCGCCCGAACGAAATTTGAAATGATGGTCGGCGCCATTCTAACCCAGAACACTGCCTGGTCCAATGTGGAGAAGGCCATTGCTCGGCTGCGTGCGGCCGGCGCGCTGGATCCGAAACGGCTCCATGAGGCGCCGCTGGAGAGGGTGGCCGAGTGGATCCGGCCGGCGGGATATTTTAACGTGAAGGCTCGGCGGCTGCGTGCATTCACGACATGGCTCGTAGACCGATATGACGGGTCGGTGCGCCGGATGCTCCGCGAACCTCCGGACCGCCTGCGCGCCGAGCTTCTAGGGGTGAAAGGGATCGGCCCGGAAACGGCGGACAGCATCCTGCTCTATGCTGCCGGACATCCGATTTTTGTGGTGGACGCATACACGCGCCGTTTTCTGTCTCGGCATGGGTGGCTCCCGCAGAAGGCCTCGTATGAGCAAACGGCTGCGCTTTTTGAGGCCAATCTCCCGAAAGATCCTGCGCTATACAATGAGTACCACGCACTAATTGTCGCCCTTGGAAAAACCTTCTGCCGCGCGAGGCCACGGTGCGCCGACTGTCCGCTACGCAGATGGCTGCCGGGGCCTTCGTTCGAGGAAACGGCAGAGCGATCCATCCATCGACTGGCGCGATAG
- the tatA gene encoding twin-arginine translocase TatA/TatE family subunit has protein sequence MMLPLAQFVQNIGMTQLLLILIVLILLFGSKKIPDLARALGKSIGEFKKGREEGAKPEEAQKSRSSSDDASRSA, from the coding sequence ATGATGCTGCCGCTCGCGCAATTCGTTCAGAACATCGGCATGACCCAATTGCTGTTGATTCTGATCGTGCTGATTCTGCTGTTCGGGTCTAAGAAGATCCCGGACCTTGCCCGGGCGCTCGGCAAAAGCATCGGTGAATTCAAAAAGGGCCGCGAGGAAGGGGCGAAACCGGAGGAAGCGCAAAAATCCCGTTCGTCCTCTGACGACGCGTCGCGCAGCGCCTGA
- a CDS encoding tetratricopeptide repeat protein: MFALACAYAAFLGYTRYAKPFAVQPPTADKKPVAAQKEEAPPSEEASEPIESSIHAWKRGLNLAQEGAVLAEMGKTEQALAKLRESVDVAPDLTRSRAELARLHERERNFAEAEREWRAVLARDPENLTARIRLAVVFLAAGRYEAALATAQWALEADPYAQEALDVAASALAGLRRHREALDYLRRLAAIDRENAAVKIRMGLSFAALGDLKNAEASFYDVLRSDPANSVAAYNLAVICARRGDAAGAVDLLREAAQRHGSPFVLAWTRSADFDPIRNDPAFEAFANAPAQEPESNPSSATTTP, from the coding sequence ATGTTTGCCTTGGCCTGCGCCTACGCCGCTTTTCTAGGTTATACTCGCTACGCCAAGCCTTTTGCCGTCCAGCCGCCGACTGCGGACAAAAAGCCTGTCGCTGCGCAAAAAGAAGAAGCCCCCCCTTCCGAAGAAGCTTCTGAACCAATCGAATCGAGCATTCATGCCTGGAAGCGTGGTCTGAACCTGGCGCAAGAGGGCGCTGTCCTGGCCGAGATGGGTAAAACCGAACAAGCCCTTGCCAAACTACGGGAGTCCGTCGATGTCGCGCCCGACCTCACCCGCAGCCGCGCCGAGCTCGCGCGCCTGCACGAGCGGGAGCGCAATTTCGCAGAGGCGGAGCGCGAGTGGCGTGCCGTGCTAGCGCGCGACCCTGAAAATCTAACCGCCCGCATCCGGCTCGCCGTGGTCTTTCTGGCTGCGGGCCGGTATGAAGCCGCCCTCGCTACGGCCCAGTGGGCCCTGGAAGCCGATCCCTATGCGCAGGAAGCCCTCGATGTCGCCGCCTCGGCGCTAGCTGGCCTGCGCCGCCACCGAGAGGCGCTGGATTATCTCCGCCGCCTCGCCGCGATTGACCGCGAAAATGCGGCGGTAAAAATTCGCATGGGGCTTTCGTTTGCCGCCCTCGGCGACCTGAAGAATGCCGAGGCCTCGTTCTACGATGTGCTGAGGTCCGACCCGGCGAATTCTGTTGCCGCCTACAACCTGGCCGTAATCTGCGCGCGCAGAGGTGACGCCGCTGGGGCGGTGGACCTCCTCAGAGAGGCTGCGCAGCGCCACGGTTCGCCGTTTGTTCTCGCATGGACGCGAAGCGCAGATTTCGACCCCATTCGGAACGACCCTGCATTTGAGGCCTTTGCCAACGCTCCGGCACAAGAGCCGGAATCCAATCCGTCCTCCGCCACGACCACCCCGTGA
- a CDS encoding tetratricopeptide repeat protein produces the protein MSQWFTTSSASCGNAFGSTRFAAALCALALLGCTGPGASKKPSPNADADLPPQADFHSRRSDDGRWLVDVLLREWRSPVLPSELLRELDKETGSDRSIEEALLASLPSAGLWTFAMYGTWEDLARRVDARVPVVVQLASASGRRRIRSFAVIRSLSKEKDFVVGEVAGRKPFRLGGAEFRRRWHLYRNWMLVACPPEKVAWPLSASERLSWIRYHDAIGREQVADDLVREWLAEGLKNPDVLSVLGSRSIARGNAQEAEQLLRRSLELDAQQPRAANNLAFLLAHERRNLDDALKLAKRALESEPSNPRFLHTLGFVYARREDWPNAVRALEQAWQRSGLLPLEARKEVGLCLMRAYLQLDRTDEARTIAASLCTADPNIGWPPELQRQLDLPSNCH, from the coding sequence GTGTCGCAGTGGTTCACGACCAGCTCCGCGTCGTGCGGTAACGCCTTCGGTTCGACGCGATTTGCAGCGGCTCTGTGCGCCCTGGCGTTGCTGGGGTGCACGGGCCCCGGAGCCTCCAAAAAGCCGTCGCCGAATGCGGATGCGGATTTACCGCCGCAGGCCGACTTCCACAGCCGTCGATCCGATGACGGCCGCTGGCTCGTCGACGTGCTTTTGCGCGAGTGGCGTTCACCAGTGCTGCCGAGTGAGTTGCTGCGAGAGTTGGATAAGGAGACGGGATCGGACCGATCGATCGAGGAGGCTCTGTTGGCCTCTCTGCCGAGCGCCGGTTTGTGGACCTTCGCGATGTACGGAACATGGGAAGACCTCGCGCGTCGCGTGGATGCGAGGGTACCGGTTGTCGTTCAACTCGCATCGGCATCGGGTCGGCGCCGTATTCGGAGCTTTGCAGTGATCCGCTCTCTGAGCAAAGAAAAGGATTTCGTTGTCGGCGAAGTCGCCGGCAGAAAGCCGTTCAGGTTGGGCGGAGCTGAGTTTCGACGGCGTTGGCACTTATACCGAAACTGGATGCTAGTCGCCTGTCCGCCGGAGAAGGTTGCCTGGCCTTTGAGCGCTTCGGAACGACTTAGCTGGATCCGGTACCATGACGCGATCGGCCGTGAGCAGGTGGCGGACGATCTCGTCCGCGAATGGCTCGCAGAAGGTCTGAAAAACCCGGATGTGCTGTCTGTGCTCGGCAGTCGAAGCATCGCGCGGGGAAATGCCCAGGAGGCGGAACAACTCCTCCGGCGATCGCTCGAGCTCGACGCTCAACAACCCCGCGCTGCCAACAACCTCGCATTCCTCCTCGCGCATGAGCGCCGAAATCTGGATGATGCGCTCAAACTCGCCAAACGGGCCCTCGAATCGGAACCGTCCAACCCCAGATTTTTGCACACCCTTGGTTTTGTCTACGCCCGACGAGAAGACTGGCCCAACGCGGTCCGCGCGCTCGAACAGGCGTGGCAACGCTCCGGGCTGCTCCCCTTGGAGGCTCGAAAGGAAGTCGGGTTATGCCTGATGAGGGCCTACCTCCAATTGGATCGTACCGATGAAGCCCGCACCATCGCCGCCTCGCTCTGTACGGCGGACCCCAATATCGGGTGGCCGCCCGAATTGCAGCGCCAGCTTGACCTACCCTCAAACTGCCATTAG
- a CDS encoding BON domain-containing protein: protein MAKGTVSFLAALIAVAWLVGAAGCATVEEAGRAVDGPAAADRDLSAMIRHRIEMDSGLRGQMIGIDVAGGEVTVRGNVRNEAERLRLLGIIRGTPGVAVVHDQLRVVR from the coding sequence GTGGCGAAGGGGACGGTTTCTTTCCTTGCCGCGCTCATTGCCGTCGCCTGGCTGGTGGGCGCAGCGGGTTGCGCCACGGTAGAGGAAGCCGGTCGAGCCGTTGACGGCCCGGCAGCAGCGGACAGAGATCTGTCGGCGATGATTCGCCATAGGATCGAGATGGATTCCGGGCTTCGCGGTCAAATGATCGGAATCGATGTGGCGGGCGGGGAGGTCACCGTCCGCGGGAATGTGCGCAATGAAGCCGAGCGGTTGAGGCTGCTCGGGATCATACGCGGGACCCCCGGTGTCGCAGTGGTTCACGACCAGCTCCGCGTCGTGCGGTAA
- a CDS encoding superoxide dismutase codes for MPHALPPLPYPANSLEPYIDEQTMMIHHGKHHAAYVNNLNAALEKYPHLQSKTIEELLSDLNSVPADIRAAVRNNGGGHWNHTFFWNLLKKNEGAGPAGKLADAINRQFGSFDGFKDQFTKAALGRFGSGWAWLCVRSDHSLCVCSTPNQDNPLMLGVTECPGTPILGLDVWEHAYYLKYQNRRPDYVAAFWNVIDWNAVAAAYERLVG; via the coding sequence ATGCCTCATGCGTTACCTCCACTTCCATACCCTGCGAATAGTCTAGAACCTTATATTGATGAGCAAACCATGATGATTCATCATGGTAAGCACCATGCGGCCTATGTGAACAACCTAAATGCCGCATTGGAAAAGTACCCGCATTTACAGTCCAAAACAATCGAGGAGCTGCTTTCCGACCTCAACAGCGTGCCCGCGGACATACGCGCTGCGGTTCGAAATAACGGGGGCGGCCATTGGAACCACACCTTTTTCTGGAACCTGCTGAAGAAGAACGAAGGGGCCGGCCCCGCCGGAAAACTCGCAGATGCGATCAACCGGCAGTTCGGTTCATTCGACGGCTTCAAGGATCAATTCACGAAGGCGGCGCTGGGCCGCTTTGGATCCGGTTGGGCATGGCTTTGCGTCAGATCTGACCACTCCCTCTGTGTCTGCTCCACCCCGAACCAGGATAATCCTTTGATGCTGGGCGTCACGGAGTGTCCGGGGACGCCAATCTTGGGGTTGGACGTGTGGGAGCATGCGTACTACTTGAAGTATCAAAATCGGCGGCCCGACTACGTGGCGGCGTTTTGGAATGTCATCGACTGGAACGCCGTCGCGGCCGCGTATGAGCGTTTGGTCGGCTGA